A single window of Vigna unguiculata cultivar IT97K-499-35 chromosome 1, ASM411807v1, whole genome shotgun sequence DNA harbors:
- the LOC114175497 gene encoding kinesin-like protein KIN-14Q isoform X2, with protein MEDTNQWRRYDHDPLLLTDVSLQQESSSYIQSSNSLSQTSLNSRSLAMEDVPVCGDSASIGFSREDGGLEGNRMKFDDPIVKDVFDASPDLVICGGSPDIAGISCCDSPEFLKNQYYKNVESSMELSLEYGIKGSQVEVDNGPKMPTVKFSNFCQTFEQEEELLSPEASFELLPPLLTKDAAPHDSPPRDAEMLEDNGVSEEAELEFSEDADDTSVKEKFKRLKRDFECQRKELAETRRELGKIKKENQQKSRECQEAWNSLKELQNELMRKSMHVGSLAFAIEGQVKEKSRWFSSLRDLTRKLKIMKMEHMKLLEEAEESKKYQADMKEMGHIIKSKINEQLESLEDLKSKYAEGVKERKELYNKVLELRGNIRVFCRCRPLNAEEIAARATMALDFETAKDGELTVMSNGTPKKTFKFDAVFDPQAEQADIFEDTAPFATSVLDGFNVCIFAYGQTGTGKTFTMEGSEEARGVNFRTLEKMFDIIKERQKFYCYDISVSVLEVYNEQIRDLLVAGNHQGAAAKRLEIRQASEGIHHIPGLVEAHVNNMTEVWEVLQTGSNARAISSTNSNEHSSRSHCIHCVMVKGENLLNGECTRSKLWLVDLAGSERVAKTEVHGDRLKETQNINRSLSALGDVISALATKSSHIPFRNSKLTHLLQDSLGGDSKALMFVQISPNENDLSETICSLNFASRVRGIELGPARKHLDTVELLRHKQIADKVKQEIKQKDLQIKKMEETIHGLESKMKERDSRNKNLQEKVKELESQLLIERKLARQHVDSKIAEQHQMKHQEEQNNAVMRSALANRPLGGLKNFNDSVSGGWYKDQQMNSAKPLTENNNLFKPFMPFATMESSIKCIEHAEKENNPDMADKALLPKRPGRASSICMMAPRVPSAIASRRNSLIPLPSIPSLTQFQSPLLLNLTNQVDQKDFIGEVETNCVPAQTHCESPKEVRSGAKRIGSILRRSLHKKIQVKSPLHQHMRKVGVNVGMEKVRVSIGSRGRLAPRGQVGSCRKAGTRDIQQKNTQKEKERGWI; from the exons ATGGAGGATACTAATCAATGGCGTCGCTATGACCATGACCCACTTCTTCTTACCGACGTTTCTTTGCAACAAGAATCCTCTTCTTATATTCAGAGCTCCAATT CTCTTTCGCAAACATCACTGAACTCTCGGAGTTTGGCTATGGAGGATGTGCCCGTGTGTGGTGACAGTGCCAGTATCG GGTTTTCTCGGGAAGATGGAGGTTTGGAAGGGAACCGCATGAAATTCGATGACCCAATTGTGAAAGATGTGTTTGATG CATCCCCAGATTTGGTTATATGTGGTGGCTCTCCAGATATTGCTGGAATTAGCTGTTGTGATTCCCCTGAGTTTTTGAAGAACCAATATTACAAGAATGTGGAGTCATCTATGGAGCTTTCTCTAGAGTATGGAATCAAGGGGTCTCAAGTTGAAGTTGACAATGGCCCTAAGATGCCAACTGTTAAATTCTCAAATTTCTGTCAAACTTTTGAGCAAGAGGAAGAGCTTCTGAGCCCTGAAGCCTCCTTTGAACTTCTTCCACCCCTTCTAACCAAGGATGCGGCACCCCATGATTCCCCTCCAA GAGATGCTGAGATGCTAGAAGATAATGGAGTGTCTGAGGAGGCAGAATTGGAGTTCTCAGAA GATGCCGATGATACTAGTGtgaaagagaaatttaaaaggCTGAAAAGAGACTTTGAGTGTCAGAGAAAGGAGCTGGCAGAAACAAGGAGGGAGTTGGGAAAGATCAAGAAGGAGAATCAACAGAAGAGTAGAGAGTGTCAAGAAGCTTGGAACTCCTTGAAAGAGCTTCAGAATGAGCTAATGCGCAAGTCCATGCACGTAGGATCTTTGG CATTTGCCATTGAGGGGCAAGTGAAAGAGAAAAGTAGGTGGTTTTCGTCACTGAGAGatttaacaagaaaattgaaG ATTATGAAAATGGAACACATGAAGCTATTAGAAGAAGCTGAGGAAAGCAAAAAATATCAAGCAGATATGAAAGAAATGGGGCATATTATCAAGTCCAAAA TAAATGAACAACTGGAGTCCCTTGAAGATCTCAAGTCCAAATATGCTGAAGGGGTTAAGGAGCGGAAAGAGCTTTACAACAAGGTTTTGGAGTTGAGAG GAAACATAAGGGTCTTTTGCCGTTGTAGGCCTCTCAATGCTGAAGAAATAGCCGCAAGAGCAACCATGGCCTTAGATTTTGAAACTGCGAAAGATGGTGAGCTAACTGTAATGTCAAATGGAACTCCTAAAAAGACTTTTAAGTTCGATGCTGTCTTTGATCCCCAAGCTGAACAAG ctGATATTTTTGAAGACACAGCACCGTTTGCGACATCAGTTCTAGATGGATTCAACGTATGCATTTTTGCATATGGACAGACTGGAACAGGAAAAACTTTCACAATGGAGGGCAGTGAAGAAGCTCGAGGTGTAAACTTTAGGACTCTCGAAAAAATGTTCGACATAATCAAGGAGAGACAGAAGTTTTATTGTTATGATATTTCTGTAAGTGTCTTGGAAGTGTACAACGAGCAAATAAGAGATTTGCTGGTTGCAGGAAATCATCAAGGAGCAGCTGCAAAAAG ACTTGAAATAAGGCAAGCTAGTGAAGGAATACATCACATTCCAGGGTTGGTTGAGGCACATGTGAACAATATGACTGAAGTCTGGGAAGTCCTACAAACTGGAAGTAATGCAAGAGCAATAAGCTCAACCAATTCCAATGAGCATAGCAGTCGATCACACTG CATTCACTGTGTTATGGTTAAGGGAGAGAATTTGTTGAATGGGGAATGCACGAGAAGCAAGCTATGGTTGGTGGATCTAGCGGGCAGTGAGCGAGTGGCAAAAACAGAAGTTCATGGTGATAGATTGAAGGAGACACAGAATATTAACAGGTCTCTGTCTGCACTTGGTGATGTCATATCAGCTCTTGCAACGAAAAGTTCACACATCCCATTCAG GAATTCCAAGCTTACACACTTGTTGCAAGACTCATTAG gaGGAGATTCAAAGGCACTCATGTTTGTACAGATCAGTCCTAATGAAAATGATTTGAGTGAGACAATTTGCTCTCTTAATTTTGCTAGTAGAGTAAGAGGAATAGAATTGGGCCCCGCAAGAAAGCATTTGGACACTGTTGAGCTTTTGCGACACAAACAAATT GCTGataaagttaaacaagagaTAAAGCAGAAGGATTTGCAAATCAAGAAGATGGAGGAAACAATCCATGGATTAGAGTCCAAGATGAAGGAAAGAGATAGCAGAAACAAAAATCTGCAAGAGAAG GTCAAGGAATTGGAATCACAGCTTCTGATTGAAAGAAAGTTGGCACGTCAACATGTAGACTCAAAGATAGCTGAGCAGCACCAGATGAAACATCAAGAAGAGCAAAATAATGCAGTTATGAGATCAGCACTTGCAAATCGACCTCTAGGAGGTCTCAAGAATTTCAATGATTCAGTGAGTGGTGGATGGTACAAAGACCAACAAATGAATTCTGCTAAACCACTCACAGAGAACAACAACCTCTTTAAACCTTTTATGCCCTTTGCTACAATGGAGAGCTCCATCAAGTGCATTGAGCATgctgagaaagaaaacaatCCTGACATGGCTGACAAAGCCCTACTGCCAAAGAGGCCTGGAAGGGCTTCTTCCATCTGCATGATGGCACCACGTGTTCCTTCAGCCATTGCTTCAAGGAGAAACTCTCTGATTCCACTCCCAAGTATTCCTAGCTTAACACAGTTCCAATCACCACTGTTACTAAATTTAACAAACCAAGTTGACCAGAAAGATTTCATTGGGGAAGTAGAAACAAACTGTGTTCCTGCACAGACTCATTGTGAGAGTCCCAAAGAAGTTAGAAGTGGTGCTAAGAGGATAGGTAGCATACTAAGAAGAAGCCTTCATAAGAAAATCCAAGTGAAGTCTCCACTTCATCAGCACATGAGGAAGGTTGGTGTAAATGTTGGGATGGAGAAAGTTAGAGTTTCCATTGGAAGTAGGGGTAGATTGGCACCAAGGGGGCAAGTAGGTAGTTGTAGAAAAGCAGGAACTAGAGATATTCAACAAAAGAACActcaaaaggaaaaggaaagggGATGGATATGA
- the LOC114188413 gene encoding uncharacterized protein LOC114188413: MVSTRSRAGVNKQAEAGPVAPATTTPDLATILDDQAKMQQELADLRNRSADEMEAFPTTLKGLALEWFTTLPLYSIDCFDTLFHMFTTHFANSRPHQTTTISLLGVKQEQDEMLWAFIDRFSKAALRTPHLNQEMILQCMVLTLKPDPFSNNVYLHPPASMHELKLRAADYIHMEEMQTLHKTFCNDYTPSATTPLKQPSRPDPKPREPRQPRFTRYAPLNVPQSHPLDEALEADLIPLPRKTSTPPNVDMTKYCRYHRNNGHTTKECKALQDKIE, encoded by the exons ATGGTCTCTACCCGCAGCAGAGCAGGGGTTAACAAGCAAGCTGAAGCAGGACCTGTAGCACCTGCTACTACCACCCCGGACTTGGCCACTATCCTGGACGACCAAGCCAAAATGCAACAAGAACTAGCTGATCTGAGAAACCGTAgtgctgatgagatggag GCCTTCCCTACCACCTTGAAAGGCCTCGCCCTcgaatggtttaccaccctaCCACTATACTCCATCGACTGCTTTGACACCCTCTTCCACATGTTCACCACTCACTTCGCCAacagccgcccacatcaaaccacaaCCATATCTCTTCTTGGCGTTAAACAGGAACAAGACGAGATGCTCTGGGCTTTCATTGACCGTTTCAGTAAGGCGGCCCTCCGAACACCACACCttaaccaggaaatgatacttcaGTGCATGGTACTCACTCTTAAACCCGACCCATTttccaacaacgtctacctacACCCACCCGCCTCTATGCATGAATTGAAGCTTCGTGCCGCGGACTACATCCACATGGAAGAGATGCAAACTCTCCACAAAACATTCTGCAACGACTACACACCTTCTGCGACAACCCCCCTTAAACAACCTTCACGACCTGATCCTAAACCCAGGGAACCCCGACAACCTCGCTTTACCAGATACGCACCCCTAAATGTTCCTCAATCCCACCCCCTTGATGAAGCTCTTGAGGCCGACCTCATCCCCCTACCACGCAAGACGTCCACTCCCCCCAATGTCGACATGACTAAATATTGCCGCTATCACCGAAACAATGGCCACACGACaaaagaatgcaaagcactccaagaCAAGATTGAATAA
- the LOC114175497 gene encoding kinesin-like protein KIN-14Q isoform X1, whose amino-acid sequence MEDTNQWRRYDHDPLLLTDVSLQQESSSYIQSSNSLSQTSLNSRSLAMEDVPVCGDSASIGFSREDGGLEGNRMKFDDPIVKDVFDGRSILGYSLASPDLVICGGSPDIAGISCCDSPEFLKNQYYKNVESSMELSLEYGIKGSQVEVDNGPKMPTVKFSNFCQTFEQEEELLSPEASFELLPPLLTKDAAPHDSPPRDAEMLEDNGVSEEAELEFSEDADDTSVKEKFKRLKRDFECQRKELAETRRELGKIKKENQQKSRECQEAWNSLKELQNELMRKSMHVGSLAFAIEGQVKEKSRWFSSLRDLTRKLKIMKMEHMKLLEEAEESKKYQADMKEMGHIIKSKINEQLESLEDLKSKYAEGVKERKELYNKVLELRGNIRVFCRCRPLNAEEIAARATMALDFETAKDGELTVMSNGTPKKTFKFDAVFDPQAEQADIFEDTAPFATSVLDGFNVCIFAYGQTGTGKTFTMEGSEEARGVNFRTLEKMFDIIKERQKFYCYDISVSVLEVYNEQIRDLLVAGNHQGAAAKRLEIRQASEGIHHIPGLVEAHVNNMTEVWEVLQTGSNARAISSTNSNEHSSRSHCIHCVMVKGENLLNGECTRSKLWLVDLAGSERVAKTEVHGDRLKETQNINRSLSALGDVISALATKSSHIPFRNSKLTHLLQDSLGGDSKALMFVQISPNENDLSETICSLNFASRVRGIELGPARKHLDTVELLRHKQIADKVKQEIKQKDLQIKKMEETIHGLESKMKERDSRNKNLQEKVKELESQLLIERKLARQHVDSKIAEQHQMKHQEEQNNAVMRSALANRPLGGLKNFNDSVSGGWYKDQQMNSAKPLTENNNLFKPFMPFATMESSIKCIEHAEKENNPDMADKALLPKRPGRASSICMMAPRVPSAIASRRNSLIPLPSIPSLTQFQSPLLLNLTNQVDQKDFIGEVETNCVPAQTHCESPKEVRSGAKRIGSILRRSLHKKIQVKSPLHQHMRKVGVNVGMEKVRVSIGSRGRLAPRGQVGSCRKAGTRDIQQKNTQKEKERGWI is encoded by the exons ATGGAGGATACTAATCAATGGCGTCGCTATGACCATGACCCACTTCTTCTTACCGACGTTTCTTTGCAACAAGAATCCTCTTCTTATATTCAGAGCTCCAATT CTCTTTCGCAAACATCACTGAACTCTCGGAGTTTGGCTATGGAGGATGTGCCCGTGTGTGGTGACAGTGCCAGTATCG GGTTTTCTCGGGAAGATGGAGGTTTGGAAGGGAACCGCATGAAATTCGATGACCCAATTGTGAAAGATGTGTTTGATG GAAGATCTATTTTGGGGTATTCTCTAGCATCCCCAGATTTGGTTATATGTGGTGGCTCTCCAGATATTGCTGGAATTAGCTGTTGTGATTCCCCTGAGTTTTTGAAGAACCAATATTACAAGAATGTGGAGTCATCTATGGAGCTTTCTCTAGAGTATGGAATCAAGGGGTCTCAAGTTGAAGTTGACAATGGCCCTAAGATGCCAACTGTTAAATTCTCAAATTTCTGTCAAACTTTTGAGCAAGAGGAAGAGCTTCTGAGCCCTGAAGCCTCCTTTGAACTTCTTCCACCCCTTCTAACCAAGGATGCGGCACCCCATGATTCCCCTCCAA GAGATGCTGAGATGCTAGAAGATAATGGAGTGTCTGAGGAGGCAGAATTGGAGTTCTCAGAA GATGCCGATGATACTAGTGtgaaagagaaatttaaaaggCTGAAAAGAGACTTTGAGTGTCAGAGAAAGGAGCTGGCAGAAACAAGGAGGGAGTTGGGAAAGATCAAGAAGGAGAATCAACAGAAGAGTAGAGAGTGTCAAGAAGCTTGGAACTCCTTGAAAGAGCTTCAGAATGAGCTAATGCGCAAGTCCATGCACGTAGGATCTTTGG CATTTGCCATTGAGGGGCAAGTGAAAGAGAAAAGTAGGTGGTTTTCGTCACTGAGAGatttaacaagaaaattgaaG ATTATGAAAATGGAACACATGAAGCTATTAGAAGAAGCTGAGGAAAGCAAAAAATATCAAGCAGATATGAAAGAAATGGGGCATATTATCAAGTCCAAAA TAAATGAACAACTGGAGTCCCTTGAAGATCTCAAGTCCAAATATGCTGAAGGGGTTAAGGAGCGGAAAGAGCTTTACAACAAGGTTTTGGAGTTGAGAG GAAACATAAGGGTCTTTTGCCGTTGTAGGCCTCTCAATGCTGAAGAAATAGCCGCAAGAGCAACCATGGCCTTAGATTTTGAAACTGCGAAAGATGGTGAGCTAACTGTAATGTCAAATGGAACTCCTAAAAAGACTTTTAAGTTCGATGCTGTCTTTGATCCCCAAGCTGAACAAG ctGATATTTTTGAAGACACAGCACCGTTTGCGACATCAGTTCTAGATGGATTCAACGTATGCATTTTTGCATATGGACAGACTGGAACAGGAAAAACTTTCACAATGGAGGGCAGTGAAGAAGCTCGAGGTGTAAACTTTAGGACTCTCGAAAAAATGTTCGACATAATCAAGGAGAGACAGAAGTTTTATTGTTATGATATTTCTGTAAGTGTCTTGGAAGTGTACAACGAGCAAATAAGAGATTTGCTGGTTGCAGGAAATCATCAAGGAGCAGCTGCAAAAAG ACTTGAAATAAGGCAAGCTAGTGAAGGAATACATCACATTCCAGGGTTGGTTGAGGCACATGTGAACAATATGACTGAAGTCTGGGAAGTCCTACAAACTGGAAGTAATGCAAGAGCAATAAGCTCAACCAATTCCAATGAGCATAGCAGTCGATCACACTG CATTCACTGTGTTATGGTTAAGGGAGAGAATTTGTTGAATGGGGAATGCACGAGAAGCAAGCTATGGTTGGTGGATCTAGCGGGCAGTGAGCGAGTGGCAAAAACAGAAGTTCATGGTGATAGATTGAAGGAGACACAGAATATTAACAGGTCTCTGTCTGCACTTGGTGATGTCATATCAGCTCTTGCAACGAAAAGTTCACACATCCCATTCAG GAATTCCAAGCTTACACACTTGTTGCAAGACTCATTAG gaGGAGATTCAAAGGCACTCATGTTTGTACAGATCAGTCCTAATGAAAATGATTTGAGTGAGACAATTTGCTCTCTTAATTTTGCTAGTAGAGTAAGAGGAATAGAATTGGGCCCCGCAAGAAAGCATTTGGACACTGTTGAGCTTTTGCGACACAAACAAATT GCTGataaagttaaacaagagaTAAAGCAGAAGGATTTGCAAATCAAGAAGATGGAGGAAACAATCCATGGATTAGAGTCCAAGATGAAGGAAAGAGATAGCAGAAACAAAAATCTGCAAGAGAAG GTCAAGGAATTGGAATCACAGCTTCTGATTGAAAGAAAGTTGGCACGTCAACATGTAGACTCAAAGATAGCTGAGCAGCACCAGATGAAACATCAAGAAGAGCAAAATAATGCAGTTATGAGATCAGCACTTGCAAATCGACCTCTAGGAGGTCTCAAGAATTTCAATGATTCAGTGAGTGGTGGATGGTACAAAGACCAACAAATGAATTCTGCTAAACCACTCACAGAGAACAACAACCTCTTTAAACCTTTTATGCCCTTTGCTACAATGGAGAGCTCCATCAAGTGCATTGAGCATgctgagaaagaaaacaatCCTGACATGGCTGACAAAGCCCTACTGCCAAAGAGGCCTGGAAGGGCTTCTTCCATCTGCATGATGGCACCACGTGTTCCTTCAGCCATTGCTTCAAGGAGAAACTCTCTGATTCCACTCCCAAGTATTCCTAGCTTAACACAGTTCCAATCACCACTGTTACTAAATTTAACAAACCAAGTTGACCAGAAAGATTTCATTGGGGAAGTAGAAACAAACTGTGTTCCTGCACAGACTCATTGTGAGAGTCCCAAAGAAGTTAGAAGTGGTGCTAAGAGGATAGGTAGCATACTAAGAAGAAGCCTTCATAAGAAAATCCAAGTGAAGTCTCCACTTCATCAGCACATGAGGAAGGTTGGTGTAAATGTTGGGATGGAGAAAGTTAGAGTTTCCATTGGAAGTAGGGGTAGATTGGCACCAAGGGGGCAAGTAGGTAGTTGTAGAAAAGCAGGAACTAGAGATATTCAACAAAAGAACActcaaaaggaaaaggaaagggGATGGATATGA